The following are encoded in a window of Chaetodon auriga isolate fChaAug3 chromosome 24, fChaAug3.hap1, whole genome shotgun sequence genomic DNA:
- the LOC143316899 gene encoding phosphatidylinositol 4,5-bisphosphate 3-kinase catalytic subunit alpha isoform: MVPRPSSGELWGLHLMPPRILVDCCLPNGMMVSLECLRETPLISIKQQLFTEAKKHPLYHLLQEESCYIFVGVTQEAEREEFYDETRRLCDLRLFHPILKVIEPLGNREEKILNREIGFAIGMPVCEFEMMKDPEVQDFRRSILSVCREAMEEREAGGAHSQALYVYPPNVESSPQLPQHIYSKLDKGRLIVTIWVIVSPSNSKQKYTLKVSHESLPEQLIAESIRKKSRSMHLSPQQLHLCVQEYQGQYILKVCGCDEYLLEKYPLSQYKYIRSCIIVGRLPHLMLVSKDSLYSQLPASGFVTPSYSRRTPQPSPCPGGGDGSPPRSLWAFNTLLRVRLLCATYVNVNIRDIDKIYVRTGIYHGGEPLCDNVNTQRVPCSNPRWNEWLTYDIYLADLPRSARLCLSICSVKGRKGAKEEHCPLAWGNVNFFDYTDILVSGKVALSLWPVPHGLEDLLNPIGVAGSNPNKETPCVELEFSWFNQTVVFPDEQQIEEHANWTISRELGYNYCHGLSTRLACDSSVSPADAEQLRSLCSRDPLYELSEQEKDFLWRHRHYCVNIPESLPKLLLSVKWNSRDEVCQMYCLLKEWPLMEPESALELLDCNFPDPMVREFALRCLVQGLTDDKLSQYLLQLVQVLKYEMYLDNPLARFLIKKALTNQRIGHFFFWHLKSEMHNKTVSRRFGLLLEAFCRACGMYLKHLNRQVEAMDKLVNLTDTLKQEKKDETQKTQMKFLVEHMSRPDYMEALQGFISPLNPVHQLGHLRLEECRIMSSAKRPLWLNWENPDIMSELLFSNNEIIFKNGDDLRQDMLTLQIIKIMENIWQNQGLDLRMLPYGCLSIGDCVGLIEVVKNSFTIMQIQCKGGLKGALQFNSNTLHHWIKDKNRGEAYDRAIDLFTRSCAGYCVATFILGIGDRHNSNIMVKENGQLFHIDFGHFLDHKKKKFGYKRERVPFVLTQDFLIVISKGVQESTKTKEFDRFQEMCYKAYLAIRQHASLFINLFSLLLGCGMPELQSFDDIAYLRKTLALEKSQQEALEYFTKQMNDAHHGGWSTKMDWIFHTIRHMPNEH; the protein is encoded by the exons ATGGTGCCCAGGCCGTCATCAGGGGAGCTGTGGGGGCTCCACCTGATGCCCCCCCGCATCCTGGTGGACTGCTGCCTACCCAACG GGATGATGGTGAGTCTGGAGTGTCTCAGAGAAACTCCTCTcatcagcatcaaacagcagctcttcactgaGGCCAAGAAGCACCCGCTGTaccacctgctgcag gagGAGTCGTGTTACATCTTTGTGGGCGTGACCCAGGAGGCGGAGAGGGAGGAGTTTTATGATGAAACGAGGCGGCTGTGTGACCTCCGACTTTTTCACCCGATCCTGAAGGTCATCGAGCCACTCGGCAACCGGGAGGAGAAGATCCTGAACCGAGAGATAG GGTTTGCCATCGGAATGCCGGTCTGTGAGTTTGAGATGATGAAGGACCCGGAGGTTCAGGACTTCCGCCGCTCCATACTGAGCGTTTGCAGAGAGGccatggaggagagggaggcaggaggggCCCACAGTCAGGCGCTCTACGTTTACCCCCCTAATGTGGAATCCAGCCCCCAACTCCCACAACACATCTACAGCAAGCTGGACAAAG GGAGGTTGATCGTGACCATCTGGGTAATTGTGTCTCCATCGAACTCTAAGCAGAAATACACCCTGAAG gtgAGTCATGAGAGTTTACCTGAGCAGCTTATAGCAGAGTCCATCAGGAAGAAAAGCCGATCCATGCACCTCTCACCTCAACAGCTCCACCTCTGTGTCCAGGAGTACCAGGGACAGTACATCCTGAAG gtgtgtggctgtgatgaGTACCTGTTGGAAAAGTATCCTCTCAGTCAGTACAAG TATATCCGCTCCTGTATCATAGTGGGTCGTCTTCCTCACTTGATGCTGGTCTCCAAAGACAGTCTCTACTCTCAGCTACCTGCCTCGGGCTTTGTCACGCCTTCATACAG TCGTCGAACTCCTCAGCCGTCTCCCTGtccaggaggaggtgatggttctcctcctcgctccctgTGGGCCTTCAACACTCTGCTGAGGGTCCGACTGCTCTGCGCCACCTATGTCAATGTCAACATCAGAGACATCGACaag aTCTATGTGAGGACAGGTATTTATCACGGTGGAGAACCACTTTGTGACAACGTCAATACACAGAGAGTCCCCTGCTCCAACCCAAg GTGGAATGAGTGGCTGACCTATGACATCTACCTGGCTGACCTCCCTCGCTCAGCCAGACTCTGCCTGTCTATCTGCTCCgtgaagggaaggaaaggagccAAGGAG GAGCACTGTCCTCTGGCCTGGGGCaatgttaatttttttgacTATACAGACATTCTGGTTTCTGGTAAAGTGGCTCTCAGTCTTTGGCCGGTCCCTCATGGCCTTGAAGACCTCTTGAATCCCATCGGAGTTGCTGGTTCTAATCCCAACAAG GAGACTCCCTGTGTGGAGCTGGAGTTCTCCTGGTTTAATCAGACTGTTGTGTTTCCTGATGAGCAGCAGATAGAAGAACACGCTAATTGGACCATCAGCAGAGAGCTGGGCTACAACTACTGCCACGGACTG agCACCCGTCTGGcctgtgacagcagtgtttctccAGCTGATGCAGAGCAGCTTCGTTCTCTGTGCTCCAGAGATCCTCTCTATGAGCTttcagagcaggagaaagacTTCCTGTGGAGACACAG acattACTGTGTAAACATTCCAGAGTCTCTTCCtaagctgcttttgtctgttaAATGGAACTCCAGAGACGAAGTGTGCCAG ATGTACTGTTTGTTGAAGGAGTGGCCTCTCATGGAGCCTGAATCGGCTCTGGAATTGTTGGACTGTAACTTTCCTGATCCAATGGTCCGAGAGTTCGCTCTGCGCTGCCTGGTGCAAGGTCTGACGGATGACAAGCTGTCACAGTACCTGCTGCAACTTGTACAG GTGTTAAAGTATGAGATGTACCTGGACAATCCACTGGCTCGTTTCCTGATCAAGAAagctctgaccaatcagaggatAGGACACTTCTTCTTCTGGCATCTCAA GTCAGAGATGCACAATAAGACGGTGTCCCGTCGGTTCGGTCTGCTTCTGGAGGCTTTCTGCAGAGCCTGTGGCATGTATCTGAAACACCtgaacagacag gtggaggCCATGGATAAACTGGTGAAtctgactgacacactgaaacaagagaagaaggaTGAAACTCAGAAA ACTCAGATGAAATTCCTGGTTGAACACATGTCTCGTCCAGATTACATGGAAGCTCTGCAGGGATTCATCTCTCCTCTGAACCCTGTTCACCAGCTGGGACACCTCAG gctggaGGAGTGCAGGATCATGTCCTCGGCGAAGCGCCCCCTGTGGTTGAACTGGGAGAACCCGGACATCATGTCTGAGCTGCTATTCTCCAACAACGAGATCATCTTCAAGAACGGGGACG accTGCGTCAGGACATGCTGACTCTGCAGATCATTAAGATCATGGAGAACATCTGGCAGAACCAGGGCCTGGACCTGCG catGCTGCCATATGGCTGCCTGTCCATCGGGGACTGTGTGGGTCTGATTGAGGTGGTGAAGAACAGTTTCACCATCATGCAGATTCAGTGTAAAGGAGGTCTGAAGGGGGCGCTGCAGTTCAACTCCAACACACTGCACCACTGGATCAAAGACaagaacagaggagaggc gtatGACAGAGCCATCGACCTGTTCACCAGGTCCTGTGCAGGTTACTGCGTAGCAACATTTATCCTAGGAATCGGAGACCGACACAACTCCAACATCATGGTGAAGGAGAATGGACAG ctgtttcacATCGACTTTGGTCACTTCCTGGatcacaagaagaagaagtttggCTACAAGAGGGAGCGAGTTCCCTTCGTTCTGACTCAGGACTTCCTCATCGTTATTAGTAAAGGAGTCCAGGAGTCAACCAAGACCAAGGAGTTTGACAG GTTCCAGGAGATGTGTTACAAAGCCTACCTTGCCATCCGTCAGCACGCCAGCCTCTTCATCAACCTGTTCTCACTCCTGCTGGGTTGCGGCATGCCTGAACTTCAGAGCTTCGATGACATCGCCTACCTGAGGAAAACCCTGGCTCTGG agaAGAGCCAGCAGGAGGCGCTGGAGTATTTCACCAAACAGATGAACGATGCTCATCACGGAGGCTGGAGCACCAAGATGGACTGGATCTTCCACACCATCAGACACATGCCCAACGAACACTGA